A single genomic interval of Antarcticibacterium arcticum harbors:
- a CDS encoding ComEA family DNA-binding protein has product MKHIRSHLVFNKSQRNGIFLLVLIIIVLQLLYFFGNFVKPTTSYQSDNPELVLFQKKLDSIKLAKQAGDTLRIFPFNPNFITDYRGYTLGMTVEEIDRLHAFRAEDKWVNSAADFQKVTGISDSLLKNIEPYFRFPDWVTQNRPQVTNRTASINASPSQKQDLNAASVEDLVAVRGIGETLASRIVNYRNRIGGFVDDLQLKDIYGLNFETRNEVLKNFTVKNAPQVELLNINTASVLELSNIPYIDYELAREIVNYRLLNDNISSFEELAKIKEFPSEKIDRIALYLTLK; this is encoded by the coding sequence ATGAAGCATATAAGATCCCATTTGGTTTTCAATAAAAGTCAACGAAATGGGATCTTTTTATTGGTGCTTATTATAATTGTTCTCCAATTGCTTTATTTCTTCGGAAATTTTGTCAAACCTACCACCTCTTATCAAAGCGATAATCCTGAATTAGTTCTTTTTCAGAAAAAGCTCGATTCCATTAAACTTGCTAAACAGGCAGGAGATACCCTGCGAATTTTTCCATTCAATCCCAATTTTATTACAGATTACAGGGGGTATACCCTGGGAATGACAGTTGAGGAAATTGACAGGTTACACGCTTTTCGGGCGGAAGATAAATGGGTAAATTCTGCTGCCGACTTTCAGAAAGTAACCGGTATAAGCGATTCTCTTTTAAAGAATATAGAACCTTATTTTCGGTTTCCAGATTGGGTAACACAAAACCGGCCGCAGGTGACAAACCGAACTGCCTCCATCAATGCTTCGCCCAGCCAAAAGCAGGATCTCAATGCAGCATCGGTAGAAGACCTTGTTGCAGTGAGGGGAATAGGGGAAACCCTGGCCAGCAGAATTGTCAATTATCGCAATCGTATTGGTGGGTTTGTAGATGATCTTCAGCTTAAAGATATCTATGGCCTTAACTTTGAAACCAGAAATGAAGTGCTTAAAAATTTCACGGTTAAAAATGCCCCACAGGTTGAGCTCCTAAATATAAATACGGCGAGCGTGCTGGAGCTAAGCAATATTCCTTATATAGATTATGAGCTGGCAAGGGAGATCGTAAACTACCGGCTCTTGAATGATAATATCAGCAGTTTTGAAGAATTGGCAAAAATTAAGGAGTTTCCTTCAGAAAAAATTGACCGGATTGCGTTATATTTGACCTTAAAATAA
- a CDS encoding tyrosine-type recombinase/integrase has product MPYSRFLEYLLLEKKYSPHTVKAYEADLGSFAFFINEEFGQDDLPGVHYPQIRRWIIKLVEEGINNRSINRKISSLKAFYRFLLTTGEIEVNPLAAHKALKTKKSIQVPFSRDEVAAVIQEIEPEDFKTARDLSIIMMFYATGIRRSELIGIKLGDLDLKNQMVKVLGKRNKERYIPLLPEICRNLRSYLVYREELVSREIPFLFTTEKGIKMYENLVYRIINNYFSEASGKVKKSPHILRHSFATHLLNEGANLNAVKELLGHSSLAATQVYTHNSIAELSKVYNRAHPRQANK; this is encoded by the coding sequence ATGCCTTATAGTCGCTTCCTGGAATACCTGCTCCTGGAAAAAAAATATTCCCCACATACTGTTAAGGCCTATGAGGCCGATCTTGGATCTTTCGCCTTTTTTATAAATGAAGAATTTGGGCAGGATGATCTTCCCGGTGTACATTATCCCCAGATAAGAAGGTGGATTATTAAACTTGTTGAGGAAGGAATAAATAACCGGAGTATTAACAGGAAAATATCTTCCCTAAAAGCATTTTATCGTTTTTTACTTACCACAGGAGAGATCGAGGTCAATCCGTTAGCCGCCCACAAGGCATTGAAAACCAAAAAGAGCATACAGGTTCCTTTTTCACGGGATGAAGTGGCAGCGGTTATTCAGGAAATAGAGCCGGAGGATTTTAAAACGGCAAGGGACCTTTCAATAATAATGATGTTCTATGCTACGGGGATAAGGAGGTCTGAGCTTATTGGGATCAAACTGGGTGATCTTGACCTCAAGAATCAAATGGTGAAGGTGCTGGGAAAGAGAAATAAAGAGAGATACATTCCCTTGTTGCCGGAAATTTGCCGAAATCTACGCTCGTACCTTGTATATAGGGAGGAATTGGTCTCCAGGGAAATCCCGTTTTTATTTACTACAGAAAAGGGAATTAAAATGTATGAAAATCTTGTTTATAGGATTATAAATAATTACTTTAGTGAAGCATCGGGAAAGGTAAAAAAGAGTCCTCATATCCTGAGACATTCCTTTGCAACGCATCTCTTGAATGAAGGTGCAAATTTAAATGCGGTGAAAGAATTATTAGGTCATTCCAGTCTGGCGGCCACTCAGGTTTACACCCATAACAGTATTGCAGAATTATCTAAGGTGTACAACCGGGCACACCCGCGTCAGGCTAACAAGTGA
- the rpsU gene encoding 30S ribosomal protein S21, which produces MLIIPVKDGENIDRALKRFKRKFDRTGTMRQLRSRQAFTKPSVERRAQVQKAQYIQHLRDQEEI; this is translated from the coding sequence ATGTTAATTATACCAGTTAAAGACGGAGAGAATATCGACAGAGCGCTGAAGCGTTTTAAAAGAAAATTTGATAGAACCGGAACAATGCGCCAGCTAAGAAGCAGGCAGGCATTTACAAAACCGTCTGTTGAACGTAGGGCTCAAGTCCAGAAAGCACAATACATTCAGCATTTAAGAGACCAGGAAGAAATTTAA
- a CDS encoding PspC domain-containing protein, whose amino-acid sequence MMKFVYSIRHFFERHGFYVSSRIGDKMGIRAKTIRLFFIYLSFATMGMGFAVYLTLAFWLKLKDLVYVKRSSVFDL is encoded by the coding sequence ATGATGAAGTTTGTCTATTCCATACGTCACTTTTTTGAACGCCACGGCTTCTATGTTTCCTCCCGGATAGGGGATAAAATGGGAATAAGGGCCAAAACCATAAGATTATTCTTCATCTATTTGTCTTTTGCCACCATGGGAATGGGATTTGCCGTTTATCTCACCCTTGCTTTTTGGCTTAAACTAAAAGACCTGGTATATGTTAAGCGCAGTTCTGTCTTTGATCTTTAG
- a CDS encoding amino acid carrier protein: MRKYILSLFFTFSIISLFAQDLDVKANIGNPSKIINDGFIDLDVTGGTPPYTYKWNNQGTSLNSKRAEGLVEGIPYNVIITDATGASTTRSYSVEAEAITEHFNGTFAPIVATMGAVLFWDPFSAIGVYDPVVYADVKNVPTPGWTANVEDRFVLKQWLVSEGARVQKGDTIAIISTTSGEDIYALANANGSVRYLASQGGVIYNSDNKQHVIEEGAHNFAQIVYDEKIPLTHPNGDPQTKNIPFIVVWLLFGALFFTLRMGFINIRGFRHALQLARGKYDDPNAPGQVTHFQALATAVSGTVGLGNIAGVAVAVSLGGAGATFWMIIAGLLGMSSKFVECTLGVKYRFINSEGRVFGGPMNYLRYGLEKRNKKGLGKVLAGLFAVLAIGASFGGGNMFQANQSFEAMQGQMPFLIGNGFWFGVVTAILVGVVIIGGISSIAKVTGKIVPIMAGIYIIGCLTVIFMNIENIVPAFTAIYDGAFSPSALKGGIIGVLIVGFQRAAFSNEAGVGSAAIAHSAAKTHNPPSEGFVALLEPFIDTVVVCTLTALVLIFTGKHEVVGVAGATLTSDAFGSVISWFPYVLAVAVFLFAFSTMISWSYYGMRAWTYLFGKSIKSEIIYKSLFLIFVVVGASVSLGAVLDFSDMMILAMAFPNIIGLYIMSGEVRRDLKEYQRKLKAGELFKKQKEAKQAA, translated from the coding sequence ATGAGAAAGTACATACTTTCATTGTTCTTTACATTTTCTATTATTTCCTTATTTGCGCAGGATCTTGACGTTAAAGCAAATATTGGAAATCCCAGCAAAATTATTAATGATGGTTTTATAGACCTGGATGTTACAGGCGGAACACCTCCCTATACCTATAAATGGAATAACCAGGGGACTTCCCTAAATTCCAAAAGAGCAGAAGGCCTTGTAGAAGGTATCCCTTATAATGTAATTATTACCGATGCTACAGGAGCATCTACAACGAGGTCCTATTCTGTGGAAGCCGAGGCGATCACCGAGCATTTCAACGGAACTTTTGCACCAATAGTTGCAACTATGGGTGCGGTACTTTTCTGGGATCCATTTTCGGCGATTGGAGTTTATGATCCTGTGGTCTATGCCGATGTTAAAAATGTACCAACTCCGGGATGGACTGCGAATGTTGAAGACAGGTTTGTTTTAAAACAATGGTTGGTAAGCGAAGGAGCCCGCGTTCAAAAGGGTGATACAATAGCAATTATTTCTACAACCAGTGGTGAAGATATATATGCCCTTGCCAATGCCAACGGATCTGTACGTTATCTTGCCAGCCAAGGTGGGGTGATCTATAATTCTGATAATAAACAACACGTTATTGAAGAAGGAGCTCATAATTTTGCTCAAATTGTTTATGATGAAAAGATCCCATTAACGCACCCTAACGGAGATCCTCAAACCAAAAACATCCCTTTTATTGTAGTGTGGTTGTTGTTTGGAGCGCTGTTCTTTACCTTGAGAATGGGCTTTATTAATATACGCGGATTTCGTCATGCCCTGCAACTTGCAAGAGGGAAATACGATGATCCTAATGCACCCGGGCAGGTAACTCATTTCCAGGCACTGGCAACAGCGGTTTCGGGAACAGTAGGTCTTGGAAATATTGCCGGGGTGGCAGTGGCTGTTTCCCTGGGAGGAGCCGGAGCTACTTTCTGGATGATCATAGCAGGTCTTTTAGGAATGTCTTCAAAATTTGTAGAATGTACCCTGGGGGTGAAATATAGATTTATAAACAGTGAAGGCCGGGTATTTGGTGGACCTATGAATTATTTACGTTACGGTCTTGAGAAGAGGAATAAAAAAGGATTAGGAAAAGTATTGGCAGGTCTTTTTGCTGTACTTGCAATTGGCGCCTCTTTTGGAGGAGGGAATATGTTTCAGGCAAACCAATCTTTTGAAGCTATGCAGGGCCAGATGCCCTTCTTAATTGGGAACGGATTTTGGTTTGGTGTTGTAACAGCTATCCTTGTGGGAGTTGTGATCATTGGAGGAATTAGCAGTATTGCTAAGGTGACCGGTAAAATTGTTCCTATTATGGCCGGTATATATATTATAGGTTGTTTAACGGTGATCTTTATGAATATTGAGAATATTGTACCTGCTTTCACTGCAATCTATGATGGTGCATTTAGCCCAAGCGCCCTGAAAGGTGGGATAATAGGAGTGTTGATCGTTGGTTTCCAGCGTGCTGCTTTCTCAAACGAAGCAGGGGTGGGGTCTGCCGCTATTGCGCATAGTGCGGCAAAAACACATAATCCGCCGTCAGAAGGTTTCGTAGCTTTACTGGAGCCTTTCATTGACACTGTGGTGGTATGTACATTAACTGCGTTGGTTTTAATATTTACCGGAAAACACGAAGTTGTAGGTGTCGCCGGGGCCACCCTAACCTCTGATGCTTTTGGAAGTGTGATCTCATGGTTCCCATATGTATTGGCGGTTGCGGTATTCCTTTTCGCTTTTTCAACTATGATCTCGTGGTCCTATTACGGAATGAGAGCCTGGACCTACCTGTTTGGAAAAAGTATTAAAAGTGAGATCATATATAAAAGTTTATTCTTAATTTTCGTAGTGGTTGGAGCCTCAGTAAGCCTTGGAGCTGTGCTGGACTTCTCAGATATGATGATTCTGGCAATGGCATTTCCCAACATAATTGGACTATATATAATGTCTGGTGAAGTAAGAAGAGACCTTAAAGAATATCAAAGAAAATTAAAGGCCGGGGAGTTATTCAAAAAACAAAAAGAAGCAAAACAGGCCGCCTAA
- the secE gene encoding preprotein translocase subunit SecE, translated as MAGIVNYISESYNELRNHVTWTTWPEAQRLTIIVAVFSIIFSLAIWGVDTVFSSIIEQYFEWIKS; from the coding sequence ATGGCAGGAATCGTCAATTATATTTCCGAGTCTTACAACGAGTTAAGAAACCACGTAACCTGGACCACCTGGCCAGAGGCTCAAAGATTAACCATAATTGTGGCTGTATTTTCAATTATATTTTCATTGGCTATTTGGGGTGTGGATACTGTATTCAGCTCTATCATTGAACAATATTTTGAATGGATTAAATCATAA
- a CDS encoding DUF2851 family protein, with the protein MQEDFLHYIWNFKKFDFRRAQTVDGQPVVIINSGTPNFNSGPDFFNANIKIGEQLWAGNVEIHIRSSDWYSHRHEIDSNYENVVLHVVWENNIDIYRKDNSVIPTLELKDLTSEDTLKSYRELLLAPNAKWINCEREFVNFQNFEIENWLERMYFEKLEQKSEAIGKLLKKSENNWEEVLFWLLARSFGLKVNGEAFLSMAQSLDFSIIQKCRSSHLYLEALFFGQSGLLDVKNEDVYFQELKKEYIFLKRKFGLSNSGVERPKYFRLRPENFPNIRLSQLAGLYSAVPHLFSKIMNAGKRKELQELLKVETSTYWKEHYTFGKDHSFRAKKLSEDFIDLLIINTIIPLKFYYLRSIGSYEPQQILQLIQEIKTEKNSVIDKFNLIRPNTSATALHSQALLHLKGAYCDKNYCLNCNLGAKLIRG; encoded by the coding sequence ATGCAGGAAGATTTTCTCCATTATATATGGAACTTTAAAAAGTTTGATTTTAGACGTGCCCAGACGGTAGACGGTCAACCTGTTGTTATTATTAATTCCGGAACTCCCAACTTCAATTCGGGGCCCGATTTTTTTAATGCAAACATCAAAATTGGTGAGCAGTTGTGGGCAGGCAATGTCGAAATACATATTCGATCCTCCGATTGGTATTCCCATCGCCACGAAATTGATTCTAATTATGAGAATGTGGTACTTCACGTAGTTTGGGAAAATAACATAGATATTTATAGAAAAGATAATTCGGTAATACCTACCCTGGAATTAAAAGATCTTACTTCAGAAGATACATTGAAAAGTTACCGGGAGCTATTGCTGGCCCCCAATGCAAAATGGATCAATTGCGAAAGGGAGTTTGTCAATTTTCAAAATTTTGAGATTGAAAACTGGCTGGAACGTATGTACTTTGAAAAACTTGAACAAAAATCTGAAGCGATTGGGAAATTGCTGAAGAAATCTGAAAACAATTGGGAAGAAGTGTTGTTCTGGCTGCTAGCCCGCAGCTTTGGTTTAAAGGTTAATGGAGAGGCTTTTTTAAGCATGGCTCAAAGCCTGGATTTTTCTATAATTCAAAAATGCCGTTCCTCACACCTCTATCTGGAAGCCCTGTTTTTTGGTCAAAGCGGATTGCTTGATGTAAAAAATGAAGATGTGTACTTTCAGGAATTGAAAAAAGAATATATTTTTTTAAAAAGAAAATTCGGGTTGAGTAACTCCGGGGTGGAAAGGCCAAAATATTTTAGGTTGAGGCCGGAAAATTTTCCCAATATCAGGTTATCACAACTCGCGGGGTTATATTCTGCAGTTCCACATTTATTCAGTAAAATAATGAATGCCGGAAAAAGGAAGGAACTTCAGGAACTCTTAAAAGTAGAAACCTCTACATACTGGAAGGAGCATTATACCTTTGGAAAAGACCATTCTTTCAGGGCTAAAAAACTTTCCGAAGATTTTATAGATCTACTCATAATAAATACAATTATTCCCTTGAAGTTTTACTATCTCCGGTCCATAGGATCTTACGAGCCCCAACAGATCCTTCAGCTAATACAGGAAATAAAGACCGAAAAGAACAGCGTAATTGACAAATTCAATCTTATAAGACCCAATACCTCGGCTACAGCGCTGCACTCACAAGCCTTGCTGCATTTAAAAGGCGCTTATTGCGATAAGAATTATTGTTTGAATTGTAATCTTGGCGCAAAATTAATTAGAGGTTGA
- a CDS encoding SGNH/GDSL hydrolase family protein: MKKILLVIITSIFILACNSSRDIPVTPQMDFSYLALGDSYTIGEGVGVAQSWPVQLVERLKERGHKMAAPKIVARTGWTTRNLITNFESEIDVHRDFHLVSILIGVNNQYQKRTLSEFEVELREIFRKAITHSKLQEKGVFALSIPDYGVTPFGANNADTIAVQIARFNDVVQRVAQDNNVDFYNITPISQEAAVNRNLIAGDSLHPSALMYSRWVDEIIDRVEEKLR, encoded by the coding sequence ATGAAAAAAATACTACTTGTTATAATTACCTCAATTTTTATTCTTGCTTGCAACTCCTCACGTGATATACCGGTCACGCCCCAAATGGATTTTAGTTATCTGGCTTTAGGTGATTCCTATACAATTGGGGAAGGAGTGGGAGTGGCTCAATCCTGGCCGGTGCAATTGGTTGAAAGATTAAAGGAAAGGGGGCATAAAATGGCCGCTCCAAAAATAGTAGCCAGGACCGGCTGGACCACACGAAATCTTATTACCAATTTTGAATCTGAAATCGATGTACATCGGGATTTTCATTTAGTTTCAATTTTGATAGGAGTGAACAATCAATATCAAAAAAGAACATTATCAGAATTTGAAGTGGAACTTCGGGAGATCTTCCGAAAGGCTATAACCCACAGCAAGCTTCAGGAAAAAGGGGTCTTTGCCTTAAGCATTCCAGATTATGGCGTAACACCCTTTGGAGCAAACAATGCAGACACTATTGCCGTTCAAATAGCCAGATTTAATGATGTGGTGCAAAGAGTGGCACAAGATAATAATGTAGATTTTTATAATATAACCCCTATTTCCCAGGAGGCGGCGGTCAACCGAAATCTGATTGCCGGAGATAGCCTGCATCCAAGTGCGTTAATGTACAGCCGCTGGGTAGACGAAATTATTGACCGTGTAGAAGAGAAGCTAAGGTAA
- the tuf gene encoding elongation factor Tu, which translates to MAKETYSRSKPHLNVGTIGHVDHGKTTLTAAITKVMADAGYSEARSFDQIDNAPEEKERGITINSSHVEYSTANRHYAHVDCPGHADYVKNMVTGAAQMDGAILVVAATDGPMPQTREHILLGRQVGIPRIVVFLNKVDLVDDEELLELVEMEIRELLSFYEYDGDNGPVISGSALGALNGEEKWVNTVKELMEAVDNWIELPVRDVDKPFLMPIEDVFSITGRGTVATGRIETGVANTGDPVEIIGMGAGKLTSTVTGVEMFRKILDRGEAGDNVGILLRGIEKTQISRGMVITKPGSVKPHAKFKAEVYILKKEEGGRHTPFHNNYRPQFYVRTTDVTGTINLPEGVEMVMPGDNLTIHVELLQPIAMSLGLRFAIREGGRTVGAGQVTEILD; encoded by the coding sequence ATGGCAAAGGAAACTTATAGTCGTTCCAAACCGCACTTAAACGTTGGTACGATAGGACACGTAGATCACGGAAAAACAACTTTAACTGCAGCGATTACTAAGGTAATGGCTGATGCTGGTTATTCAGAAGCCAGGTCTTTTGATCAGATCGACAACGCTCCGGAAGAAAAAGAAAGAGGTATTACAATTAACTCTTCACACGTTGAGTACTCAACTGCAAATCGTCACTACGCACACGTTGACTGTCCAGGTCACGCGGATTACGTGAAGAACATGGTTACTGGTGCTGCCCAAATGGACGGTGCTATTCTTGTGGTTGCTGCTACAGATGGTCCAATGCCACAAACTCGTGAGCACATCCTTTTAGGACGTCAGGTTGGTATTCCAAGAATCGTTGTATTCTTGAACAAAGTTGACCTTGTTGACGATGAAGAATTATTGGAATTAGTTGAAATGGAAATCAGAGAATTATTATCATTCTATGAGTATGATGGTGATAACGGACCTGTAATTTCAGGATCTGCTCTTGGAGCCCTTAACGGTGAAGAGAAGTGGGTTAACACTGTAAAAGAATTAATGGAAGCTGTTGACAACTGGATCGAGTTACCGGTTCGTGACGTTGATAAGCCATTCCTTATGCCTATAGAAGATGTATTCTCTATTACAGGACGTGGAACTGTAGCGACTGGTCGTATTGAGACTGGTGTTGCAAACACTGGAGATCCTGTAGAGATCATTGGTATGGGTGCTGGAAAATTAACTTCTACCGTAACAGGTGTTGAGATGTTCCGTAAGATATTAGACAGAGGTGAAGCTGGAGATAACGTTGGTATTCTTTTAAGAGGTATTGAGAAAACTCAAATCTCAAGAGGAATGGTTATCACTAAGCCAGGATCTGTTAAGCCACACGCTAAATTTAAGGCCGAGGTTTATATCCTTAAAAAAGAAGAAGGTGGACGTCACACTCCATTCCACAATAACTACCGTCCGCAGTTCTACGTTAGAACTACAGATGTTACCGGAACTATCAACCTTCCAGAAGGTGTAGAAATGGTAATGCCAGGTGATAACTTAACTATTCACGTTGAATTGTTACAGCCTATCGCAATGAGCCTTGGTCTTCGTTTTGCTATCCGTGAAGGTGGTAGAACAGTAGGTGCAGGACAGGTAACTGAGATCTTAGACTAA
- the hpf gene encoding ribosome hibernation-promoting factor, HPF/YfiA family produces the protein MKVNVQSVNFNADQKLIDFIQVRLDKLEHFYDKIIYADVYLKVQNTSDKVNKVTEILLSIPGGDVMVKKTCRKFEECVDECISSLQRQLVKKKEKIKAYV, from the coding sequence ATGAAAGTAAATGTGCAATCCGTCAATTTCAATGCAGATCAAAAATTAATCGATTTTATCCAGGTGAGACTGGATAAGCTGGAACACTTCTATGATAAGATAATTTATGCCGATGTTTACCTGAAAGTTCAAAATACAAGTGACAAGGTAAATAAAGTTACAGAGATCCTCCTAAGTATTCCCGGTGGGGATGTTATGGTCAAAAAGACCTGCAGAAAATTTGAAGAATGTGTAGATGAGTGTATTAGCTCCTTACAACGTCAATTGGTTAAAAAGAAAGAAAAAATTAAAGCATACGTTTAA
- a CDS encoding PLP-dependent cysteine synthase family protein produces MDYVENILGTIGNTPMVKMNTLTKEVDALVLAKYETFNPGNSVKDRMAVKMIEEAEADGRLKPGGTIIEGTSGNTGMGLALVAIIKGYKMICVLSDKQSKEKMDILRAVGSEVVVCPTDVAPEDPRSYYSTSRRLAEQTPNSWYVNQYDNLANTKAHYETTGPEIWKQTDGKVTHFVVGVGTGGTISGVGKYLKEQNPDIKIWGVDTYGSVFKKYHETGIFDENEIYPYVTEGIGEDILPKNVNFDVIDGFTKVTDKDAAIYTRRLAREEGFFLGNSAGAAIKGLLQLKEHFKKDDVVVILFHDHGSRYVGKMYNDEWMKKMGYLE; encoded by the coding sequence ATGGATTACGTAGAAAATATACTTGGAACCATAGGCAATACTCCTATGGTAAAAATGAATACACTTACCAAAGAGGTAGATGCACTTGTACTTGCAAAATACGAGACTTTTAATCCCGGAAATTCTGTAAAAGACAGGATGGCTGTAAAAATGATAGAGGAGGCCGAGGCAGATGGCAGGCTGAAGCCGGGAGGAACTATTATTGAAGGCACCTCTGGCAATACAGGTATGGGGCTTGCCCTGGTAGCAATCATTAAAGGTTATAAAATGATATGTGTTCTAAGCGATAAACAGAGCAAAGAAAAAATGGATATTTTGCGTGCCGTAGGTAGTGAAGTTGTAGTATGTCCTACAGATGTAGCACCTGAAGATCCAAGGTCGTATTATTCTACTTCCAGGCGCCTGGCCGAGCAAACTCCAAATTCCTGGTATGTAAATCAATATGATAATCTTGCAAATACAAAAGCACATTATGAAACCACCGGCCCTGAGATCTGGAAACAAACCGATGGAAAAGTTACTCATTTTGTGGTTGGGGTAGGTACAGGAGGCACGATCTCCGGAGTGGGGAAATATCTAAAGGAACAAAACCCGGATATTAAAATTTGGGGAGTAGATACCTATGGGTCTGTTTTTAAAAAATACCACGAGACCGGGATATTCGATGAAAATGAGATCTATCCATATGTTACAGAAGGAATAGGGGAGGATATCCTCCCAAAGAATGTAAATTTTGATGTTATAGACGGTTTTACCAAGGTAACAGATAAAGATGCAGCAATCTATACCAGAAGACTCGCGAGGGAAGAAGGTTTCTTTTTAGGAAACAGTGCCGGCGCGGCAATTAAAGGATTATTGCAACTGAAGGAACATTTTAAGAAGGATGATGTTGTGGTAATTCTATTCCATGATCATGGAAGCAGGTATGTTGGGAAAATGTACAATGATGAGTGGATGAAAAAAATGGGTTATCTCGAATAA
- a CDS encoding acyl-CoA dehydrogenase family protein, with protein sequence MNNMYFTEEHELFRKSFQEFLQKEVVPHIEKWEKTGTIERFIWKKFGDMGYFGITYPEQYGGMDLDLFYTVIFLEELQKINSGGFAAAMWAHSYLAMTHLLKEGDERIKEEYLAPSIAGDKIGCLCITEPFGGSDVAGMKSTAVKKGDKYILNGSKTFITNGIYSDYLVVAAKTDASKGAKGMSIFLVDRDTPGISATKLDKLGWRASDTAEIAFDNVEIPAENLMGEENLGFSYIMQHFALERLIMGVNAHARAEFALDYTINYMGEREAFGKTIDKFQALRHSVADMASEVEMCKEFNYSIVKRMIDGVYVVKEASMSKLLSTKIADDVIYKCLQFLGGYGYMEDYPLARLFRDSRLGPIGGGTSEILREIIAKMVIDKKEYKPAAE encoded by the coding sequence ATGAATAATATGTATTTTACAGAAGAGCATGAACTTTTCAGAAAGAGTTTTCAGGAATTCCTTCAGAAGGAAGTAGTTCCGCATATTGAAAAATGGGAAAAGACCGGTACCATAGAAAGGTTTATCTGGAAAAAGTTTGGAGATATGGGATATTTTGGGATTACCTATCCCGAGCAATATGGGGGTATGGACCTGGATCTTTTTTATACTGTGATCTTCCTGGAAGAATTACAAAAAATAAATTCAGGAGGATTCGCTGCAGCAATGTGGGCCCATTCCTATCTTGCAATGACCCATCTTCTAAAGGAAGGTGATGAACGCATTAAAGAAGAATATCTTGCTCCCAGTATTGCGGGAGATAAAATAGGTTGCCTTTGTATTACCGAACCTTTTGGAGGAAGTGATGTAGCGGGAATGAAAAGTACCGCCGTTAAAAAGGGAGATAAATATATTCTCAATGGTTCCAAAACGTTTATAACCAATGGAATTTACTCAGATTACCTGGTGGTTGCGGCAAAAACCGATGCTTCTAAAGGAGCAAAGGGAATGAGCATCTTTTTGGTAGACAGGGATACCCCGGGAATTTCTGCCACTAAGCTCGATAAGCTTGGGTGGAGAGCATCAGATACTGCAGAGATCGCCTTTGATAATGTAGAGATCCCGGCCGAAAATTTAATGGGTGAAGAAAATCTTGGTTTCTCTTATATCATGCAACATTTTGCCCTTGAAAGATTAATTATGGGAGTGAATGCCCATGCCCGTGCAGAGTTTGCGCTGGACTATACCATTAATTATATGGGAGAAAGAGAAGCTTTTGGTAAAACTATAGATAAGTTCCAGGCGCTTAGGCACTCTGTTGCCGATATGGCAAGTGAGGTAGAAATGTGTAAGGAATTCAATTATTCAATTGTAAAAAGGATGATTGATGGGGTATATGTAGTGAAGGAAGCCAGTATGTCAAAACTACTTTCCACCAAAATAGCAGATGATGTAATCTACAAGTGCCTGCAATTCCTTGGGGGTTATGGCTATATGGAAGATTATCCCTTGGCAAGACTCTTCCGGGATAGCAGGTTAGGGCCAATTGGTGGGGGAACCTCAGAGATCCTAAGAGAGATCATCGCTAAGATGGTGATTGATAAGAAGGAATATAAGCCTGCTGCGGAATAA